Proteins encoded by one window of Microcebus murinus isolate Inina chromosome 2, M.murinus_Inina_mat1.0, whole genome shotgun sequence:
- the SFN gene encoding 14-3-3 protein sigma, with translation MERASLIQKAKLAEQAERYEDMAAFMKGAVEKGEELSCEERNLLSVAYKNVVGGLRAGWRVLSSIEQKSNEEGSEDKGPEVREYREKVETELRGVCDTVLGLLDSHLIKESGDAESRVFYLKMKGDYYRYLAEVATGDDKKRIIDSARAAYQEAMDISKKEMPPTNPIRLGLALNFSVFHYEIANSPEEAISLAKTTFDEAMADLHTLSEDSYKDSTLIMQLLRDNLTLWTADNAGEEGVEVPEEPQS, from the coding sequence ATGGAGAGAGCCAGTCTGATCCAGAAGGCCAAGTTGGCAGAGCAGGCCGAACGCTATGAGGACATGGCAGCCTTCATGAAGGGCGCTGTGGAAAAGGGTGAGGAGCTCTCCTGTGAAGAGCGAAACCTGCTCTCAGTGGCCTACAAGAATGTGGTGGGCGGCCTGAGGGCTGGCTGGAGGGTCCTGTCCAGCATTGAGCAGAAGAGCAACGAGGAGGGCTCCGAAGACAAGGGCCCTGAGGTGCGAGAGTACCGTGAGAAGGTGGAGACTGAGCTCCGAGGTGTATGCGACACTGTGCTGGGCCTGCTGGATAGCCACCTCATCAAGGAATCCGGGGATGCCGAGAGCCGGGTCTTCTACCTAAAGATGAAGGGCGACTACTACCGCTACCTGGCAGAGGTGGCCACCGGGGACGACAAGAAGCGCATCATCGACTCAGCCCGCGCAGCCTACCAGGAGGCTATGGACATTAGCAAGAAGGAGATGCCACCCACCAACCCCATCCGCCTGGGCCTGGCCCTGAACTTTTCTGTCTTCCACTATGAGATTGCCAATAGCCCCGAGGAGGCCATCTCGCTGGCCAAGACCACTTTCGACGAGGCCATGGCTGACCTGCACACCCTCAGCGAGGACTCCTACAAAGACAGCACCCTCATCATGCAGCTGCTGCGAGACAACCTGACACTGTGGACAGCCGACAACGCCGGGGAAGAGGGGGTCGAGGTTCCTGAGGAGCCCCAGAGCTGA
- the GPN2 gene encoding GPN-loop GTPase 2, producing MAGAAPTTAFGQAVIGPPGSGKTTYCLGMSEFLRALGRRVAVVNLDPANEGLPYECAVDVGELVGLGDVMDALRLGPNGGLLYCMEYLEANLDWLRAKLDPLRGHYFLFDCPGQVELCTHHGALRSIFSQMAKWDLRLTAVHLVDSHYCTDPAKFISVLCTSLATMLHVELPHVNLLSKMDLIEHYGKLAFNLDYYTEVLDLSYLLDHLASDPFFRHYRQLNEKLVQLIEDYSLVSFIPLNIQDKESIQRVLQAVDKANGYCFGVQEQRSLEAMMSAAVGADFHFSSTLGIQEKYLVPSDQSVEQEAMQL from the exons ATGGCTGGGGCTGCCCCAACCACGGCCTTTGGGCAAGCTGTGATCGGCCCGCCGGGCTCGGGGAAGACCACATATTGCCTGGGCATGAGTGAGTTCTTGCGCGCGCTAGGCCGGCGCGTGGCCGTAGTGAACCTGGACCCGGCCAACGAGGGCCTGCCGTACGAGTGCGCTGTGGACGTGGGCGAGTTGGTGGGGTTGGGCGACGTGATGGACGCGCTGCGGCTAGGGCCCAACGGCGGCCTGCTCTACTGCATGGAGTACCTGGAAGCCAACCTGGACTGGCTGCGTGCCAAGCTCGACCCCCTCCGTGGCCACTACTTTCTGTTCGACTGCCCAGGCCAGGTGGAGCTCTGCACGCATCATGGCGCCCTGCGCAGCATCTTCTCCCAAATGGCAAAGTGGGACCTTAGG CTGACTGCTGTCCACCTCGTGGATTCTCACTACTGCACAGACCCAGCCAAGTTCATTTCAGTACTGTGCACCTCCCTGGCCACCATGCTTCACGTGGAGCTGCCACATGTCAACCTCCTCTCCAAGATGGACCTCATTGAGCACTATGGGAAGCTGG CCTTCAACTTGGACTACTACACAGAGGTCCTGGACCTCTCCTATCTACTTGATCACCTGGCATCTGACCCTTTCTTCCGCCACTACCGGCAGCTCAATGAGAAACTGGTGCAGCTCATAGAAGACTATAGCCTAGTCTCCTTCATTCCTCTGAACATCCAG GACAAGGAGAGCATTCAGCGAGTCCTGCAGGCTGTGGATAAAGCCAATGGCTACTGTTTCGGGGTCCAAGAACAGCGAAGTCTGGAGGCTATGATGTCTGCTGCAGTGGGAGCGGACTTCCATTTCTCCTC CACTCTGGGCATCCAGGAGAAGTACTTGGTCCCCTCGGACCAGTCAGTGGAGCAGGAAGCCATGCAGCTATAG